Sequence from the Streptomyces sp. Edi4 genome:
GCGAACCGCTCCAGGGTTTCGCCCGGACTCGGCCCGTCCAGCGCCCGGAAGATCCCCTCGGCGCCCTCACCATGTCTGTGCAGCTTGACGTGGGCCAGGGACACCTTGGTCCGGCCGGCGTCGAGTGGCTCGAAGTCGACCTCGATCTCGCTGGCCCGCTCGTCGTTGGGGATGGACTGCCAGCGCCCGTCGATCCGCCACGTCATGACGAGCCGGCGGCCCGGCTCCCACTGAAGGATTTGGCCCCAGGCGATCTCG
This genomic interval carries:
- a CDS encoding SRPBCC family protein, whose amino-acid sequence is MPEQTQTIPDVRKSVTVAVTTGEAFRVFTERPEDWWPPSHILVKKERAGLAFEPGVGGRYYEWDVDGTEIAWGQILQWEPGRRLVMTWRIDGRWQSIPNDERASEIEVDFEPLDAGRTKVSLAHVKLHRHGEGAEGIFRALDGPSPGETLERFAAAVAQST